The Oncorhynchus tshawytscha isolate Ot180627B linkage group LG12, Otsh_v2.0, whole genome shotgun sequence genome includes a window with the following:
- the cux2b gene encoding homeobox protein cut-like 2 isoform X4 has product MVAPVLKSFQAQVVALNKRSKEAESAFLGIYKQLIEAPDPVPVLEATHTLEERLQQLQSSAPDSEALVREISGHWKRHLECLDKPGDTEEDPAAAESGPGEASSWTAGVMTPNSKQALRVTGSLQQNHQGQNQTEGEAEDTDATLADRLGEAEERIKVLHSSLSTAQTDLLDLRCKYDQEKANKAEEVGVIMMNLEKANQKAEMAQREVERLKEQLASPRSATPGSCHPPEGTNGEKGDVLPSKLEAKLMAKDREILRLLENVQRLQFALQEVQNISANQIIELESQLTYKTEAIERLEAKLQSQLDYEEIKTELRILKVMKLASTNGSSSQDTAEAFLRDKEAFLPSPKYLMDKARILHNNDEDRSEESGRESDREWGRPSGSFSSVSQVDERTSASPGPPTMDVSSSSHDLPRPFSVSPCSRERLSADHVVHKQLLSSPLFKKESGSPLMAFPTTLYAAKVTLMSANQGPAGAGGIEAGLPSDQSESGSSTAGDDDQLETAEIAFQVKEQLLKHNIGQRVFGHYVLGLSQGSVSEILARPKPWRKLTVKGKEPFIKMKQFLSDDQNILALRTIQVRQRGSITPRIRTPETGSDDAIKNILEQAKKEIQSQRGGVSGTGDIKSSLGSPSGLSSNGAGGSSDDTIKNILEQARREMQAQQQALMEMDVCGRASATSAGPQVERLGLPEPSKVLPLPTFIKQEEGGTVTVCMANPISSPQTPLSVLSPAAFVQNIIRKVKSEIGEAGTYFDQHWSVERGPIGMVGGVGGGSSRPFTSVSPSLSSSSSSGPSALPRPWPRLENGECLPNSEEASAAEEDTGSGMVRSVEVKVESDVSVSGESPGPGRGLSYYPSYLPRTLKPTVPPLTPEQYEMYMYHEVDTIELTRQVKEKLAKNGICQRIFGEKVLGLSQGSVSDMLSRPKPWSKLTQKGREPFIRMQLWLLDQLGQALTQLPSQSLSRDKSPVTAQSSPSPPPSPEESHPSPLVEPVSHTLESSKENQQPDGLGLMPPHPEGGKSTPSLLSLHQPHTPLGIQELVAMSPELDTYAITKKVKEVLTDNNLGQRLFGESILGLTQGSVSDLLSRPKPWHKLSLKGREPFVRMQLWLNDPHNVDKLRDMKKMEKKAYLKRRYGLLSTGSDSDSPSARSECVSPALASIDLCPYSQVKKPRVVLGAEEKEALRKAYLLEPYPSQHTIEMLACQLNLKTNTVINWFHNYSRSRMRREVLMEGLQDNDTDTEHHSYSPSAIQSPISDGDERRLLHPAGRTPHPIRPLSANTPLHNVKQEASEREDEGEEEERNGYIKQPKIQCFSMGVQFPQLKTEHEDLMGGCRELHLAPHYPQSMRQEEGMSSQAQGLFQEALSLDGPQRTSQSTHEVDDSSKSPVDPVRFKASSEPSRSSLEVSLNSPSAASSPGLMMSVSPVSSSSAPISPSLPNPPTTSTNHSLDPNPMPPIQSPKPNRSVQRRTEKIANLNNIIHRLERAANREETLEWEF; this is encoded by the exons TGGTCGCTCTGAACAAGCGCAGTAAGGAGGCAGAGTCGGCATTCCTGGGAATCTACAAGCAGCTTATCGAAGCCCCTG ACCCAGTTCCCGTTCTTGAGGCCACACACACCCTGGAGGAGAGGCTGCAGCAGCTGCAGAGTTCGGCCCCAGACAGCGAGGCCCTGGTCAGGGAGATCAGCGGGCACTGGAAGAGACACCTGGAGTGCCTTGACAAGCCAG GAGACACAGAGGAGGACCCAGCAGCAGCAGAGTCAGGACCTGGGGAGGCATCGAGCTGGACAGCTGGTGTGATGACTCCAAACAGCAAACAGGCCCTCAGAGTCACAGGCTCACTTCAGCAGAACCACCAGGGCCAGAACCAGACAGAAGG GGAAGCCGAAGACACAGATGCCACTCTGGCCGACAGACTGGGTGAGGCCGAGGAGAGGATCAAAGTGCTGCATTCAT ctctGAGCACAGCCCAGACAGATCTTCTGGACCTGCGGTGTAAATACGACCAGGAGAAGGCCAACAA GGCGGAGGAGGTCGGTGTGATCATGATGAATCTTGAGAAGGCAAACCAG AAAGCAGAAATGGcccagagggaggtggagaggctaAAGGAACAACTGGCCAGTCCCCGGAGCGCCACCCCAGGGAGCTGCCATCCACCAGAGGGCACTAATGGG GAGAAGGGTGATGTGTTGCCATCCAAGCTGGAGGCTAAGCTGATGGCTAAAGACCGAGAGATCCTCAGGCTACTGGAAAACGTACAGAGACTACAGTTCGCACTACAGGAAGTCCAAAACATCTCAGCCAATCAGATCATTGAGCTGGAAAGCCAGCTGACCTATAAGACAGAAGCTATTGAG AGATTAGAAGCTAAACTGCAATCCCAGTTGGACTATGAAGAGATTAAAACAGAACTCCG TATCTTGAAGGTAATGAAGCTGGCCTCAACGAATGGTAGCTCGTCCCAG gacACTGCAGAGGCTTTTTTGCGGGACAAAGAggcctttcttccctctcccaaGTACCTGATGGATAAGGCCAGAATCTTACACAACAATG ATGAGGACCGATCGGAGGAGTCAGGCAGGGAGTCAGACAGGGAGTGGGGCAGGCCCTCAGGGTCCTTCTCCTCAGTCTCCCAAGTGGATGAGCGTACCTCTGCCAGCCCTGGACCCCCCACAATGGACGTCTCCTCCTCTAGCCACGACCTCCCCCGCCCCTTCTCTGTGTCCCCCTGCTCAAGGGAAAGGCTGTCTGCGGACCACGTCGTCCACAAgcagctcctctcctccccactctttAAGAAGGAATCCGGCAGCCCCCTCATGGCCTTCCCTACCACCCTGTATGCAGCCAAAGTCACCCTAATGTCAGCCAATCAGGGACCTGCAGGGGCTGGCGGCATCGAGGCCGGCCTGCCCAGTGACCAATCGGAAAGCGGGAGCTCCACTGCGGGTGATGACGACCAGTTGGAGACAGCAGAGATTGCCTTCCAGGTCAAAGAGCAGCTGCTGAAGCACAACATTGGCCAGCGTGTGTTTGGTCACTATGTGCTGGGCCTATCACAGGGCTCGGTCAGTGAGATACTGGCCCGACCCAAGCCCTGGAGGAAGCTGACAGTGAAAGGCAAGGAGCCCTTCATCAAGATGAAACAGTTCCTGTCTGACGATCAGAACATCTTGGCCCTCAGGACCATCCAGGTCCGACAGAGAG GGAGCATCACTCCTCGCATCCGAACTCCTGAAACTGGGTCAGACGACGCCATCAAAAATATCTTGGAGCAGGCCAAGAAGGAGATCCAGTCCCAGAGAGGAGGTGTGTCTGGAACAG GTGACATTAAGTCGTCCCTGGGCAGCCCCTCCGGCTTGAGCAGTAATGGGGCGGGCGGCAGCTCAGACGACACCATCAAGAACATCCTGGAGCAGGCCAGGAGGGAGATGCAGGCGCAGCAGCAGGCCCTGATGGAGATGGATGTCTGTGGCAGGGCCTCTGCCACTAGCGCTGGGCCCCAGGTGGAGCGCCTGGGGCTCCCTGAGCCTTCCAAGGTCCTGCCTTTACCCACCTTCATCAAACAGGAGGAGGGGGGCACGGTGACCGTGTGCATGGCCAACCCCATCAGCAGCCCCCAGACCCCCCTCAGTGTCCTCTCCCCAGCCGCCTTTGTCCAGAACATCATCCGTAAAGTCAAGTCGGAGATTGGTGAGGCGGGGACTTACTTCGACCAGCACTGGTCTGTGGAGCGGGGGCCCATAGGCATGGTAGGTGGCGTAGGGGGCGGCAGCTCTCGGCCCTTCACCTcagtgtctccctccctgtcctcctcctcgtcttcgGGCCCCTCAGCCCTGCCCCGGCCCTGGCCCCGGCTGGAGAACGGAGAGTGTCTGCCCAACAGTGAGGAGGCGTCTGCAGCCGAGGAGGACACTGGCTCGGGGATGGTACGGTCTGTGGAAGTAAAAGTGGAGTCGGACGTGTCAGTGAGTGGGGAGTCACCCGGCCCTGGTCGTGGCCTGTCCTATTACCCATCATACCTCCCCCGCACCCTGAAGCCCACCGTGCCGCCGCTGACGCCGGAGCAGTATGAGATGTACATGTACCATGAGGTGGACACCATCGAACTCACCCGGCAGGTCAAAGAGAAGCTGGCCAAGAACGGCATCTGTCAGAGGATCTTTGGTGAAAAG GTGCTGGGTCTGTCTCAGGGCAGTGTGAGTGACATGCTGTCTCGGCCCAAACCCTGGAGCAAGCTGACCCAGAAAGGCAGGGAACCCTTCATCCGCATGCAGCTGTGGCTGCTGGACCAGCTGGGCCAAGCACTCACCCAGCTTCCCAGCCAAAGCCTCTCTCGAG ATAAAAGCCCAGTGACAGCCCAGTCGTCGCCCTCCCCACCCCCCAGCCCAGAGGAGAGCCACCCCAGCCCATTGGTGGAGCCCGTCAGCCATACCCTGGAGAGCAGCAAAGAGAACCAGCAGCCTGATGGCCTGGGCCTAATGCCCCCCCACCCAGAAGGAGGGAAATCCacccccagtctgctgtccctccACCAGCCACACACCCCCCTGGGCATCCAGGAGCTGGTGGCAATGTCCCCAGAGCTGGACACATACGCCATCACCAAGAAGGTCAAGGAGGTGCTGACAGACAACAACTTAG GCCAGCGGCTGTTTGGGGAGAGTATACTGGGCCTCACCCAGGGCTCAGTGTCAGACCTGCTCTCCAGGCCCAAGCCCTGGCACAAACTCAGCCTCAAAGGCAGGGAGCCTTTCGTCCGCATGCAACTGTGGCTCAACGACCCGCACAACGTGGACAAGCTGAGGGACatgaagaagatggagaagaaag CCTACCTGAAGAGGCGGTATGGGCTGCTGAGTACCGGCTCAGACAGTGACTCTCCCAGTGCCCGCTCTGAGTGTGTGAGCCCAGCTCTGGCCTCAATAGACCTGTGTCCCTACAGTCAGGTGAAGAAGCCCAGGGTGGTGCTGGGGGCTGAGGAGAAGGAGGCTCTGAGGAAGGCCTACCTCCTGGAGCCATACCCCTCCCAGCACACCATTGAGATGCTGGCCTGCCAGCTCAACCTCAAAACCAATACCGTCATCAACTGGTTCcacaactacag CAGGTCCAGGATGCGACGGGAGGTCCTCATGGAGGGTCTCCAGGACAACGACACAGACACAGAACACCACAGCTACTCTCCCTCGGCCATACAGAGCCCCATCTCAGACGGAGATGAGAGGAGGCTGCTGCACCCCGCTGGACGCACCCCCCACCCCATCCGCCCCCTCAGCGCCAACACACCACTGCATAATGTCAAACAGGAGGCCAGTGAGCgggaggacgagggagaggaggaggagaggaacggcTACATCAAACAGCCTAAGATCCAGTGTTTCTCTATGGGTGTCCAGTTCCCTCAGTTGAAAACGGAGCATGAGGACCTGATGGGTGGCTGCCGAGAGCTCCACCTGGCTCCACACTATCCTCAGAGCATGAGGCAGGAAGAGGGTATGAGCAGCCAGGCTCAGGGGCTCTTCCAGGAGGCACTCTCCCTAGATGGTCCCCAGAGAACCAGCCAGTCCACGCACGAGGTTGACGACTCCAGCAAGTCTCCCGTGGACCCGGTCAGATTCAAGGCCTCGTCTGAGCCCTCCCGCAGCAGCCTGGAGGTCTCACTCAACTCCCCCTCCGCTGCCTCCTCGCCCGGCCTCATGATGTCCGTCTCCCCTGTCTCATCTTCCTCTGCACCCATCTCCCCATCCCTGCCCAACCCACCCACGACAAGCACCAACCACAGCCTGGACCCTAACCCCATGCCTCCCATCCAGAGCCCCAAGCCCAACAGGAGCGTTCAGAGACGCACCGAGAAAATTGCCAACCTCAACAACATCATCCACAGGCTGGAGAGAGCGGCTAACCGGGAGGAGACCCTGGAGTGGGAGTTTTAg